The Neofelis nebulosa isolate mNeoNeb1 chromosome X, mNeoNeb1.pri, whole genome shotgun sequence genome has a segment encoding these proteins:
- the NDP gene encoding norrin isoform X1 → MRNHALAASFSMLSLLALMGDTDSKTDSSFMIDSDPLRCMRHHYVDSISHPLYKCSSKMVLLARCEGHCSQASRSEPLVSFSTVLKQPFRSSCHCCRPQTSKLKALRLRCSGGMRLTATYRYILSCHCEECGS, encoded by the exons ATGAGAAATCATGCACTCGCTGCATCTTTTTCTATGCTCTCCCTGCTGGCGCTGATGGGAGATACAGACAGCAAAACGGACAGCTCGTTCATGATCGACTCGGACCCTCTGCGCTGCATGAGGCACCACTATGTTGATTCAATCAGTCACCCGTTGTACAAGTGTAGCTCAAAG atGGTGCTTCTGGCCAGGTGCGAGGGGCACTGCAGCCAAGCGTCACGCTCGGAGCCCCTGGTGTCCTTCAGCACTGTCCTCAAGCAGCCCTTCCGCTCCTCCTGTCACTGCTGCCGGCCCCAGACCTCCAAGCTAAAAGCACTGCGGCTGCGCTGCTCCGGGGGCATGAGGCTCACAGCCACCTACCGGTACATCCTCTCCTGTCACTGCGAGGAGTGCGGCTCCTGA
- the NDP gene encoding norrin isoform X2: protein MSLSDPPCPEFQRPGAHRLAVQERAVMESGREDWPPWSTREMVLLARCEGHCSQASRSEPLVSFSTVLKQPFRSSCHCCRPQTSKLKALRLRCSGGMRLTATYRYILSCHCEECGS, encoded by the exons ATGAGCCTATCTGATCCCCCTTGCCCTGAGTTCCAGAGGCCTGGAGCCCATCGCCTAGCAGTTCAGGAAAGGGCCGTGATGGAGTCCGGCAGAGAAGACTGGCCACCGTGGTCCACCAGGGAG atGGTGCTTCTGGCCAGGTGCGAGGGGCACTGCAGCCAAGCGTCACGCTCGGAGCCCCTGGTGTCCTTCAGCACTGTCCTCAAGCAGCCCTTCCGCTCCTCCTGTCACTGCTGCCGGCCCCAGACCTCCAAGCTAAAAGCACTGCGGCTGCGCTGCTCCGGGGGCATGAGGCTCACAGCCACCTACCGGTACATCCTCTCCTGTCACTGCGAGGAGTGCGGCTCCTGA